A genome region from Streptomyces pratensis includes the following:
- a CDS encoding FAD-dependent monooxygenase, whose protein sequence is MATSRAVVIGSGIGGLTAAAALHTSGWQVTVLERAASLEPIGAAISLAPNSQRALDVIGLGDEVRSLAAWQGDGGMRTPSGRWLARTDSAAAAERFGGPLVLLHRSALIDLLRARIPESAVHTAREARLVEPGRADGPRAVVRTPTGDIEADLVVGADGIGSAVRTALFPDHPGPAYSGFTTWRVISPGTGRTFSSHETWGRGALWGSHPLKDGGIYAYAAAAVPAGARASDDEKAELLRRYGDWHDPIPGIIASVEPDQVLRHDVYELADPLPSFHRGRAVLVGDSAHAMVPFLGQGGNQAIEDAVVLAHHVAPDGDLGAGLASYSAARHPRTTAMVRKAAQVSRMTGLTSAPAVALRNGLMSAVSRLGPGLVLRTFDGICDWQPPQRTYAAGTREGRRTRP, encoded by the coding sequence ATGGCGACATCCCGAGCAGTGGTCATCGGCAGCGGGATCGGCGGGCTCACGGCCGCCGCGGCGCTGCACACGAGCGGCTGGCAGGTCACCGTGCTCGAACGCGCCGCGTCGCTGGAACCCATCGGCGCGGCCATCAGCCTCGCCCCCAACTCCCAGCGTGCTCTCGACGTCATCGGGCTCGGCGACGAGGTCAGGTCCCTCGCCGCCTGGCAGGGCGACGGGGGCATGCGTACACCGTCCGGGCGCTGGCTCGCCCGGACGGACAGCGCCGCCGCGGCCGAGCGGTTCGGCGGACCGCTCGTGCTGCTGCACCGGTCCGCGCTGATCGACCTGCTCCGGGCCCGGATCCCCGAGTCCGCCGTGCACACCGCCAGGGAGGCGCGGCTCGTCGAGCCGGGCCGCGCCGACGGACCCCGGGCGGTGGTCAGGACACCCACCGGAGACATCGAGGCCGATCTGGTGGTCGGCGCCGACGGCATCGGCTCGGCGGTACGCACCGCGCTCTTCCCGGACCATCCCGGACCCGCGTACAGCGGCTTCACGACCTGGCGGGTCATCTCCCCGGGAACCGGCCGCACCTTCAGCTCGCACGAGACCTGGGGCCGGGGCGCGTTGTGGGGCAGCCACCCGCTGAAGGACGGAGGGATCTACGCCTACGCCGCAGCGGCCGTCCCGGCGGGCGCCCGGGCCTCCGACGACGAGAAGGCGGAGCTGCTCCGAAGGTACGGCGACTGGCACGACCCGATCCCCGGCATCATCGCCTCCGTCGAGCCGGACCAGGTGCTGCGCCACGACGTGTACGAGCTGGCGGATCCGCTGCCGTCCTTCCACCGGGGCCGCGCCGTGCTCGTCGGGGACTCCGCACACGCCATGGTGCCCTTTCTGGGCCAGGGCGGTAACCAGGCCATCGAGGACGCCGTGGTGCTCGCTCACCACGTCGCACCGGACGGTGACCTCGGAGCGGGGCTGGCCTCCTACAGTGCGGCGCGGCACCCCCGCACCACCGCGATGGTCCGCAAGGCGGCGCAGGTCTCCCGGATGACCGGGCTGACCAGCGCGCCGGCCGTCGCCCTCCGGAACGGGCTGATGTCCGCCGTCTCCCGTCTCGGCCCCGGCCTTGTCCTGCGGACCTTCGACGGCATCTGCGACTGGCAGCCGCCGCAGCGCACGTATGCTGCCGGGACCAGGGAGGGGCGGAGGACGCGACCGTGA
- a CDS encoding uracil-DNA glycosylase: MTDTDLLPESWRGVLGEELQKPYFKELTDFVEEERGRGPVYPPREQVFAALEATPYDRVKVLILGQDPYHGEGQGHGLCFSVRPGVKTPPSLRNIYKEMNDELGLPVPDNGYLMPWAEQGVLLLNAVLTVRGGEANSHKAKGWEKVTDAVIRAVADRPDPAVFVLWGNYAQKKIPLIDQDRHVVVKGAHPSPLSAKKWFGSRPFTQINEAVAAQGHEPIDWRIPDLGLQTTRTSAGARA, translated from the coding sequence GTGACCGACACCGACCTGCTGCCCGAGTCCTGGCGCGGCGTCCTCGGCGAAGAGCTGCAGAAGCCCTACTTCAAGGAGCTCACGGATTTCGTCGAGGAGGAGCGGGGCCGGGGTCCTGTGTATCCGCCGCGCGAACAGGTCTTCGCCGCGCTGGAGGCCACGCCGTACGACCGGGTGAAGGTGCTCATCCTCGGCCAGGACCCCTACCACGGCGAGGGCCAGGGGCACGGACTGTGCTTCTCCGTGCGGCCGGGAGTCAAGACGCCCCCCTCGCTGCGCAACATCTACAAGGAGATGAACGACGAGCTCGGCCTCCCCGTCCCTGACAACGGATATCTGATGCCTTGGGCGGAGCAGGGCGTCCTGCTGCTGAACGCGGTGCTGACGGTCCGCGGCGGCGAGGCGAATTCGCACAAGGCCAAGGGCTGGGAGAAGGTCACCGACGCGGTCATCCGCGCCGTGGCCGACCGGCCCGACCCGGCCGTCTTCGTCCTCTGGGGGAACTACGCCCAGAAGAAGATCCCGCTGATCGACCAGGACCGCCATGTGGTGGTGAAGGGCGCGCACCCCTCGCCGCTCTCGGCCAAGAAGTGGTTCGGCTCGCGCCCCTTCACGCAGATCAACGAGGCCGTCGCCGCGCAGGGGCACGAGCCCATCGACTGGCGGATCCCGGACCTGGGCCTTCAGACGACCCGGACGTCGGCAGGGGCCCGCGCCTGA
- the lnt gene encoding apolipoprotein N-acyltransferase: MPMRGGRLPAGRAREGGARPHERLLGSRTGRGGAALCAGALPALAFPAPSLSWFAYVALVPWLLLIRSAGTARRAAVDGWLGGTGFMIAVHHWLMPSLHVFIVVLAALLGLLWAPWGLLVDRLLGGSPSVRRSVAAVAVVPSGWLMIELVRSWEGLGGPWGLLGASQWDVPLALRTASVGGVWLVSLGVVAVNTVVTLLLAVPTGRRAAGACIVVGAVGVGATAVWAPRPEETGSVRIAVVQPGVVDGPNSVERRFARSEALTRGLAGRDVDLVVWGESSVGVDLSRSPGTAERVAALSRLVGADVLVNMDARRTDGPGRTGIYKSAVLVGPDGPTGDRYDKMRLVPFGEYVPARALLGWATSVGKAAGEDRLRGSGPVVMDLPDGLRVGPLVCFESAFPDMSRQLTKDGAELLVAQSSTSTFQHSWAPEQHASLGALRAAETGRPMVHATLTGVSAVYGPRGERVGTPLGTDASAATVYDVPLARGTTPYVRLGAWPVYGALAVLAVFFGVTGLRSFRTPAPTRPEGPARTAGGSPERPGR; this comes from the coding sequence ATGCCGATGCGGGGCGGGCGGCTTCCGGCCGGGCGAGCACGCGAGGGCGGCGCACGGCCGCACGAGCGGCTGCTGGGTTCCCGTACCGGGCGCGGTGGCGCGGCGCTGTGCGCGGGCGCTCTGCCCGCCCTGGCGTTCCCCGCACCCTCGCTTTCGTGGTTCGCCTACGTCGCGCTGGTGCCCTGGCTGCTGCTGATCCGCTCGGCGGGCACGGCGCGTCGTGCGGCGGTCGACGGCTGGCTGGGCGGTACGGGTTTCATGATCGCCGTCCACCACTGGCTGATGCCGAGCCTCCATGTGTTCATCGTGGTGCTCGCAGCCCTGCTGGGGCTGCTGTGGGCTCCCTGGGGCCTGCTCGTGGACCGGCTGCTCGGCGGCTCGCCGTCGGTCCGGCGCTCCGTGGCGGCTGTGGCGGTGGTGCCCTCAGGGTGGCTGATGATCGAACTGGTCCGCTCGTGGGAAGGACTGGGCGGCCCTTGGGGTCTGCTGGGCGCCAGCCAGTGGGACGTACCGCTCGCCCTGCGCACCGCCTCCGTGGGGGGCGTATGGCTGGTCAGTCTGGGCGTCGTGGCGGTGAACACCGTGGTGACTCTGCTGCTCGCCGTGCCGACGGGCCGCAGAGCGGCGGGCGCGTGCATCGTCGTGGGGGCCGTCGGCGTGGGTGCGACCGCCGTGTGGGCGCCGCGGCCGGAGGAGACGGGCTCGGTCAGGATCGCCGTCGTGCAGCCGGGTGTGGTCGACGGCCCGAACAGTGTCGAACGCCGCTTCGCGCGCAGTGAGGCGCTGACCCGTGGCCTGGCGGGCCGCGACGTGGATCTGGTCGTGTGGGGCGAGAGCAGTGTGGGTGTCGACCTGTCCCGGAGCCCGGGGACGGCTGAGCGCGTCGCCGCCCTGTCGCGTCTCGTCGGAGCCGATGTGCTGGTCAACATGGACGCCCGGCGCACGGACGGCCCCGGCCGTACCGGAATCTACAAGTCCGCGGTGCTGGTGGGCCCGGACGGCCCCACCGGGGACCGCTACGACAAGATGCGCCTGGTGCCGTTCGGTGAGTACGTCCCGGCCCGGGCGTTGCTCGGCTGGGCGACCTCGGTGGGCAAGGCCGCGGGCGAGGACCGTCTGCGCGGCAGCGGCCCCGTGGTGATGGACCTGCCCGACGGACTGCGGGTGGGCCCGCTGGTGTGCTTCGAATCGGCGTTCCCCGACATGAGCCGGCAGCTGACGAAGGACGGGGCCGAGCTGTTGGTCGCCCAGTCGTCCACCTCGACCTTCCAGCACAGCTGGGCCCCCGAGCAGCACGCCTCGCTCGGGGCCCTGCGGGCGGCCGAGACCGGCCGCCCGATGGTGCACGCCACGCTCACGGGCGTCAGCGCGGTGTACGGCCCGCGGGGCGAGCGGGTGGGAACTCCGCTCGGTACGGACGCGAGCGCGGCCACCGTGTACGACGTACCGCTCGCCCGGGGCACCACTCCCTACGTACGACTCGGCGCGTGGCCCGTGTACGGCGCGCTGGCGGTACTGGCCGTCTTCTTCGGAGTGACGGGCCTGCGGTCCTTCAGGACGCCTGCTCCGACGCGTCCTGAAGGACCCGCTCGCACAGCCGGTGGGTCTCCAGAGCGTCCAGGGCGCTGA
- a CDS encoding nuclear transport factor 2 family protein, giving the protein MTQRVALATVMDRLSIDAVITDYAVAVSDGAWDDYAALFTPDGHADYRGAGRPAGPAAEAGRWLAESLPRCPARQHLIVNRRLDLEDLGGYPGDRAQVRADYLSPAGPGPWDGETPPAVVTGGRYVFELRRTEPGWRILTVNAHQRWRYAPGAAAG; this is encoded by the coding sequence ATGACACAGCGCGTGGCTCTCGCGACGGTGATGGACCGGCTCTCCATCGACGCAGTGATCACCGACTACGCCGTGGCGGTGAGCGACGGTGCCTGGGACGACTACGCCGCCCTGTTCACGCCGGACGGGCACGCCGACTACCGGGGCGCGGGCCGGCCCGCGGGCCCTGCGGCCGAGGCCGGGCGGTGGCTCGCGGAGAGTCTGCCGCGCTGTCCGGCCCGGCAGCATCTGATCGTCAACCGCCGACTGGACCTCGAGGATCTGGGCGGTTACCCGGGTGACCGGGCGCAGGTGCGGGCCGACTACCTCAGTCCGGCGGGACCGGGGCCCTGGGACGGGGAGACGCCTCCGGCCGTGGTCACCGGCGGCCGGTACGTCTTCGAGCTGCGGCGTACGGAACCGGGCTGGCGGATCCTGACCGTCAATGCGCATCAGAGATGGCGGTACGCGCCCGGGGCCGCCGCCGGCTGA
- a CDS encoding ABC transporter substrate-binding protein: protein MFYRASLQAAAALASLSVLAGCGLLSDSSSETNQQISVGTTSSPSTLDPAAAWDGSWELMRNVFQTLVSFPTGSTSPEPDAAKECSFTDSTSMAYRCTLRSDLEFSDGEKIDAEAVKYSIDRIKKIKVKGGPAGLLGSLDRVETKGDDTVVFHLSKADATFPFILATPAMSIVAPGDYPADSIRDDGKVTGSGPYVLDSYEPGKKAELTKNPSYNGFADRKNDSVTIRYFKDSAPMVEALKDKEIDATYRGLTAEEVIGLEDDKEDNDGLQIVESVGADIRFLVFNPKDPAAGKLAVRQAIAQVVNRDALVAKVYQGTAEPLYSMVPKGIAGHATSFFDSFGDPDVAKARKTLSEAGITEPVEMTFWYTTDRYGSSTAPEFAELKRQLEASGLFRITLKSAPWKSFQEGFNKGDYPVFGRGWFPDFPDPDNFIAPFVGQDSVTGTPYLSDEITQELLPSSRKESDRGAVSDQFKRAQEILVKDVRLLPLWQGKLYVAAGEDIGGGERALDPQTVMQMWELYRKTSW, encoded by the coding sequence GTGTTCTACCGGGCCAGTCTGCAGGCTGCTGCAGCCCTTGCTTCCCTTTCTGTGCTGGCCGGCTGCGGTCTGCTGTCCGACAGCAGTTCGGAGACGAACCAGCAGATATCGGTCGGAACGACGAGTTCGCCCTCGACCCTCGATCCGGCGGCAGCCTGGGACGGCTCCTGGGAGCTGATGAGGAACGTTTTCCAGACCCTGGTGAGCTTCCCGACCGGCAGTACGAGCCCCGAGCCCGACGCGGCGAAGGAATGCAGCTTCACCGATTCCACGAGCATGGCGTACCGGTGCACCCTGCGCTCGGACCTTGAATTCTCCGACGGGGAGAAGATCGACGCCGAGGCCGTGAAGTACTCCATCGACAGGATCAAGAAGATCAAGGTCAAGGGCGGTCCGGCGGGCCTGCTCGGATCTCTCGACCGGGTGGAGACCAAGGGCGACGACACGGTCGTCTTCCACCTCAGCAAGGCGGACGCGACCTTCCCGTTCATCCTGGCCACGCCCGCGATGTCGATCGTCGCCCCCGGTGACTACCCGGCGGACAGCATCCGCGACGACGGCAAGGTCACCGGTTCGGGGCCGTACGTCCTGGATTCGTACGAGCCGGGCAAGAAGGCCGAGCTGACCAAGAACCCCAGCTACAACGGCTTCGCCGACAGGAAGAACGACTCGGTCACGATCCGCTACTTCAAGGACTCCGCCCCGATGGTGGAGGCGCTGAAGGACAAGGAGATCGATGCCACCTACCGCGGTCTGACGGCCGAGGAGGTCATCGGTCTCGAGGACGACAAGGAGGACAACGACGGTCTGCAGATCGTCGAGTCCGTCGGCGCCGACATCCGTTTCCTCGTCTTCAACCCCAAGGACCCGGCCGCCGGGAAGCTCGCAGTCCGCCAGGCCATCGCGCAGGTGGTGAACCGGGACGCCCTCGTCGCCAAGGTCTACCAGGGCACTGCCGAACCGCTCTACTCCATGGTCCCCAAGGGCATCGCCGGGCACGCCACCAGCTTCTTCGACTCCTTCGGCGACCCCGATGTGGCCAAGGCCCGGAAGACGCTCTCCGAAGCGGGAATCACCGAGCCCGTCGAGATGACCTTCTGGTACACCACGGACCGCTACGGCTCCTCCACCGCTCCCGAGTTCGCCGAGCTGAAGCGCCAGCTCGAGGCGTCAGGCCTGTTCCGGATCACGCTGAAGAGCGCGCCCTGGAAGTCCTTCCAGGAAGGCTTCAACAAGGGCGACTACCCGGTCTTCGGGCGTGGCTGGTTCCCCGACTTCCCGGACCCGGACAACTTCATCGCTCCCTTCGTCGGCCAGGACAGCGTCACCGGCACCCCGTATCTGTCCGACGAGATCACCCAGGAGCTGCTGCCGTCCTCCCGCAAGGAGAGCGACCGCGGCGCCGTCTCCGACCAGTTCAAGCGGGCCCAGGAGATCCTCGTCAAGGACGTACGGCTCCTGCCCCTGTGGCAGGGCAAGCTCTATGTGGCGGCCGGTGAGGACATCGGCGGCGGCGAGCGCGCGCTCGACCCGCAGACGGTCATGCAGATGTGGGAGCTGTACCGCAAGACGAGCTGGTAG
- a CDS encoding TetR/AcrR family transcriptional regulator: protein MPTRPTPARPAAPGTTRPAARSRADLIADAALALLAERGMRGLTHRAVDERAGLPQGSTSNHARTRQALLETTVRRLAELEAQVLAPGDLLTSSDPAQVAEGLAHALHRYLTGSTELLVCRYELALEATRRPGLRTFYDDAGGRFRDPLVAVMAAAGSADPERHALSVVAWTEGMMFACAVGSYHRAVPTEDELRASCTELLRGMLGASA, encoded by the coding sequence ATGCCCACTCGCCCCACGCCCGCACGCCCCGCCGCTCCAGGTACCACCCGGCCCGCCGCCCGCTCGCGCGCCGACCTGATCGCCGACGCCGCGCTCGCCCTTCTCGCCGAGCGCGGCATGAGGGGCCTCACCCACCGGGCGGTGGACGAGCGGGCGGGACTCCCTCAGGGCTCGACGTCCAACCACGCCAGGACCCGGCAGGCCCTGCTGGAAACCACCGTGCGCCGGCTGGCCGAGCTGGAGGCGCAGGTGCTCGCGCCCGGGGATCTGCTCACCAGCAGTGACCCGGCCCAGGTCGCCGAAGGGCTGGCCCACGCGTTGCACAGGTATCTGACCGGCAGCACCGAGCTCCTCGTCTGCCGCTACGAACTGGCCCTGGAGGCCACCCGGCGCCCCGGCCTCCGGACGTTCTACGACGACGCGGGCGGGCGGTTCCGCGACCCGCTGGTGGCCGTGATGGCCGCTGCGGGGTCGGCCGATCCGGAGCGCCACGCGCTGTCGGTCGTGGCCTGGACGGAGGGGATGATGTTCGCGTGCGCCGTGGGGTCCTACCACCGGGCCGTGCCGACCGAGGACGAGCTGCGCGCGAGCTGCACCGAGCTGCTGCGGGGGATGCTCGGCGCGTCAGCCTGA
- a CDS encoding SDR family oxidoreductase: MTVQDSGKVALITGASRGIGYGVAEALVARGDRVVITGRGEDALKEAVEKLGADRAVCIAGKAHDEAHQAAAVQRAMEAFGRVDYLVNNAGTNPVFGPMAELDLNVARKVYETNVISALGFAQQTWKAWQRENGGAIVNIASVAGVSASPFIGAYGMSKAAMVNLTLQLAHEFAPVVRVNAIAPAVVKTKFAEALYEGREAEAAAAYPLGRLGVPQDIGGAAAFLTSEQSDWITGQTLVVDGGIFLNAGVA, encoded by the coding sequence ATGACTGTGCAGGACAGTGGCAAGGTCGCGCTCATCACGGGCGCGAGCCGGGGCATCGGCTACGGCGTCGCCGAGGCGCTCGTCGCCCGGGGCGACCGGGTCGTCATCACGGGCCGGGGCGAGGACGCCCTGAAGGAGGCCGTCGAGAAGCTCGGCGCCGACCGGGCGGTCTGCATCGCGGGCAAGGCTCACGACGAGGCGCACCAGGCCGCAGCGGTCCAGCGGGCGATGGAGGCGTTCGGCCGGGTCGACTACCTGGTCAACAACGCCGGTACGAACCCCGTCTTCGGGCCGATGGCCGAGCTCGACCTCAACGTCGCCCGGAAGGTCTACGAGACCAATGTGATCTCGGCGCTCGGGTTCGCCCAGCAGACCTGGAAGGCCTGGCAGCGGGAGAACGGCGGGGCGATCGTCAACATCGCCTCGGTCGCGGGCGTCTCCGCGTCGCCGTTCATCGGTGCCTACGGCATGAGCAAGGCCGCGATGGTCAATCTGACCCTCCAGCTGGCTCACGAGTTCGCACCGGTCGTGCGGGTCAACGCGATCGCCCCGGCCGTGGTGAAGACCAAGTTCGCAGAGGCGCTGTACGAGGGCCGTGAGGCCGAGGCCGCGGCCGCGTACCCGCTGGGCCGGCTCGGTGTCCCGCAGGACATCGGCGGTGCGGCGGCGTTCCTCACCTCGGAGCAGTCCGACTGGATCACGGGGCAGACACTCGTGGTCGACGGCGGTATTTTCCTGAACGCGGGCGTGGCCTGA
- a CDS encoding universal stress protein: MTADALPVIAAVDGSAHSWEALDWAAEEAVRSGLPLLIVNVRPRTRRTEEEKGLRDAEELLAQALVRTSRLAPELPASTLAPLDFPSAALTSLSRDASMVVVGSRGLGGFRSLMIGSNSLATASMARCPVVVVHTGRTDESEEEPSDSFPDIVAGVAADESSGAVLDFAFEAAVSRPGSRLRLVHGWTMFSSMLSGGPVFNSEAAAESAERALAELTAGHRDKYPQVDVVREPVRGSASRTLVTASATAALTVVGRRKGGESLGLGLSPVAQTTVTHALGPVAVVPS, from the coding sequence ATGACCGCCGACGCCCTTCCCGTGATCGCCGCGGTGGACGGTTCCGCGCACAGCTGGGAGGCCCTCGACTGGGCCGCCGAGGAAGCGGTGCGCAGCGGTCTGCCGCTGCTGATCGTGAATGTCCGGCCCCGCACCCGGCGCACGGAGGAGGAGAAGGGGCTGAGGGATGCCGAGGAACTGCTCGCGCAGGCCCTGGTGCGGACGTCCCGGCTCGCCCCCGAGCTGCCGGCCTCGACACTCGCTCCGCTGGACTTCCCTTCGGCGGCGCTGACCTCGCTCAGCCGTGACGCGTCGATGGTGGTCGTCGGCTCCCGCGGTCTCGGCGGATTCCGCTCGCTGATGATCGGATCCAACAGCCTGGCGACCGCCTCGATGGCGCGGTGTCCGGTCGTGGTCGTCCACACCGGCCGGACGGACGAGAGCGAGGAGGAGCCCTCGGACAGCTTCCCCGACATCGTCGCGGGGGTCGCCGCCGACGAGAGCAGCGGAGCCGTACTCGATTTCGCCTTCGAAGCCGCCGTCTCACGCCCCGGCTCACGGCTGCGGCTCGTGCACGGGTGGACGATGTTCTCGTCGATGCTCTCCGGCGGTCCCGTGTTCAACAGCGAGGCAGCGGCGGAATCGGCCGAGCGCGCCCTCGCCGAGCTCACAGCGGGGCACCGCGACAAGTACCCGCAGGTGGACGTCGTGCGCGAACCCGTCCGGGGCTCGGCGTCACGCACCTTGGTCACGGCCTCGGCCACCGCGGCGCTGACCGTGGTCGGGCGGCGCAAGGGCGGCGAGTCTCTCGGGCTCGGCCTCTCCCCCGTGGCGCAGACGACGGTGACGCACGCCCTCGGCCCGGTGGCCGTCGTCCCCAGCTGA
- a CDS encoding Gfo/Idh/MocA family protein produces MKVGCIGLGDIAQKAYLPVLTTLPGVELHLQTRTPATLAAVAGAHRIPGARCHEDLGSLLSQGLDAAFVHAPTAAHAEIVGQLLEAGVPTYVDKPLAYELEESERLVALAEERGVTLAVGFNRRLAPSYAQCAEHPRELILMQKNRVGLPEDPRTMVLDDFIHVVDTLRFLVPGPVSNVVVRARINEGLMHHVVLQLSGDGFTAIGMMNRLNGSTEEILEVSGQDTKRQVLNLADVIDHKGQPTLRRRGDWVPVARQRGIEQSVLAFLDAVRAGEVLSALDALETHRLCERVLQDASEQAS; encoded by the coding sequence GTGAAGGTCGGCTGCATCGGACTCGGCGACATCGCGCAGAAGGCGTACCTGCCGGTACTGACGACCCTTCCCGGCGTCGAACTGCATCTGCAGACCCGCACCCCGGCCACGCTGGCGGCCGTCGCCGGAGCCCATCGGATCCCCGGCGCGCGGTGTCACGAGGATCTCGGCTCGCTCCTGTCCCAGGGACTGGACGCCGCCTTCGTGCACGCGCCGACCGCCGCCCACGCCGAGATCGTGGGACAGCTGCTCGAAGCGGGAGTCCCCACCTACGTCGACAAACCACTGGCGTACGAACTCGAGGAGTCCGAGCGGCTCGTGGCCCTCGCCGAGGAGCGCGGCGTCACTCTCGCGGTCGGCTTCAACCGCAGGCTCGCCCCGTCCTACGCGCAATGTGCCGAGCACCCGCGCGAGCTGATCCTCATGCAGAAGAACAGGGTGGGGCTGCCCGAGGACCCGCGCACCATGGTGCTGGACGACTTCATCCACGTCGTCGACACCCTGCGCTTCCTGGTCCCCGGCCCCGTGTCGAACGTCGTCGTGCGGGCGCGGATCAACGAGGGACTCATGCACCACGTGGTGCTCCAGCTGTCCGGCGACGGATTCACCGCCATCGGCATGATGAACCGGCTCAACGGATCCACCGAGGAGATCCTGGAGGTCTCGGGGCAGGACACCAAGCGACAGGTCCTCAACCTCGCGGACGTCATCGACCACAAGGGCCAGCCGACGCTGCGGCGGCGCGGTGACTGGGTGCCCGTCGCCCGACAGCGCGGCATCGAGCAGAGTGTGCTGGCCTTCCTGGACGCGGTCCGGGCCGGGGAGGTCCTCAGCGCCCTGGACGCTCTGGAGACCCACCGGCTGTGCGAGCGGGTCCTTCAGGACGCGTCGGAGCAGGCGTCCTGA
- a CDS encoding DUF3037 domain-containing protein, which produces MSKRDVFEYAVLRVVPRVERGECFNAGVLVYCRAKSFVAARTHLDEHKLEALDPGADVAGVRAALRAVEGVCGGGEAAGQAAGDDAGRRFRWLIAPRSTVVQPGVVHSGLTTDPAAEVERLLDLLVR; this is translated from the coding sequence ATGAGCAAGCGCGATGTCTTCGAGTACGCGGTCCTGCGCGTCGTTCCGCGCGTGGAGCGCGGCGAGTGCTTCAACGCGGGCGTGCTGGTCTACTGCCGGGCCAAGTCGTTCGTGGCCGCGCGGACACACCTGGACGAGCACAAGCTCGAGGCGCTGGACCCAGGGGCCGACGTAGCCGGTGTGCGGGCCGCTCTGCGGGCCGTCGAAGGTGTCTGCGGCGGTGGCGAGGCGGCGGGCCAGGCAGCCGGTGACGACGCGGGGCGGCGCTTCCGCTGGCTGATCGCACCTCGGTCCACGGTCGTTCAGCCCGGCGTCGTGCACAGCGGCCTGACCACGGATCCGGCGGCCGAGGTCGAGCGGCTCCTCGACCTGCTGGTGCGCTGA
- the fabG gene encoding 3-oxoacyl-ACP reductase FabG, whose protein sequence is MSTTEQRVAIVTGAARGIGAATAVRLAAEGRAVAVLDLDEAACKETVEKITAAGGKALAVGCDVSDSAQVEAAVARVAAELGAPTILVNNAGVLRDNLLFKMSESDWDLVMNVHLKGAFLMAKAVQSHMVEAKFGRIVSLSSSSALGNRGQANYSAVKAGLQGFTKTLAKELGKFGVTANAVAPGFIVTEMTAQTAARVGMGFEEFQAAAATQIPVQRVGRPEDIANAIAFFTGEDAGFVSGQVMYVAGGPLN, encoded by the coding sequence ATGTCCACCACCGAGCAGCGCGTCGCCATCGTGACGGGAGCGGCACGGGGCATCGGCGCCGCCACCGCCGTACGCCTGGCGGCCGAGGGCCGCGCCGTCGCCGTACTCGACCTCGACGAGGCGGCGTGCAAGGAGACGGTCGAGAAGATCACCGCCGCCGGGGGCAAGGCCCTCGCCGTCGGCTGCGACGTGTCGGACAGTGCGCAGGTGGAAGCCGCCGTCGCGCGTGTGGCCGCCGAGCTCGGCGCCCCGACGATCCTGGTCAACAACGCGGGTGTGCTCCGCGACAACCTGCTCTTCAAGATGAGCGAGTCCGACTGGGACCTCGTGATGAACGTCCACCTCAAGGGCGCTTTCCTGATGGCCAAGGCCGTCCAGTCGCACATGGTGGAGGCCAAGTTCGGCCGCATCGTCTCGCTCTCGTCCTCCTCCGCGCTGGGCAACCGGGGCCAGGCCAACTACTCCGCCGTCAAGGCGGGCCTGCAGGGCTTCACCAAGACCCTCGCCAAGGAGCTCGGCAAGTTCGGCGTGACCGCCAACGCCGTCGCCCCCGGTTTCATCGTCACCGAGATGACCGCCCAGACGGCGGCGCGGGTCGGCATGGGCTTCGAGGAGTTCCAGGCCGCCGCGGCGACACAGATTCCCGTACAGCGGGTGGGCCGCCCCGAGGACATCGCCAACGCCATCGCCTTCTTCACCGGTGAGGACGCGGGCTTCGTGTCCGGGCAGGTCATGTACGTCGCCGGCGGACCGCTCAACTGA